A genomic segment from Nodularia sphaerocarpa UHCC 0038 encodes:
- a CDS encoding S-methyl-5'-thioadenosine phosphorylase translates to MVLARIGIIGGSGLYQMAALKDVEEVQIETPFGSPSDALILGTLSGTKVAFLARHGRNHTLLPSELPFRANIYAMKQVGVEYLISASAVGSLKAEAKPLDMVIPDQFIDRTKNRVSTFFGEGIVAHIAFGDPICHNLAGVLADAIASLNLPDVGLHRGGTYVCMEGPAFSTKAESHLYRSWDATVIGMTNLPEAKLAREAEIAYATLALVTDYDCWHPDHDSVTVEMIIGNLQRNAVNAQKVIQETVRRLSENPPVSDAHSALKYAILTQLDKAPAATKEKLGLLLRKYL, encoded by the coding sequence ATGGTACTAGCTCGGATTGGGATTATTGGTGGTAGTGGTCTATACCAAATGGCAGCCCTGAAGGATGTGGAAGAGGTACAAATTGAAACTCCTTTTGGTTCGCCTTCTGATGCTTTGATTTTGGGAACACTGTCAGGTACAAAAGTAGCATTTTTAGCGCGTCATGGTCGTAATCATACTTTATTGCCTTCTGAGTTGCCGTTTCGCGCCAATATCTATGCAATGAAGCAAGTGGGTGTGGAGTATTTAATTTCGGCTAGTGCGGTGGGTTCCTTAAAAGCTGAAGCTAAACCCCTGGATATGGTTATCCCAGATCAGTTTATTGACAGAACCAAAAATCGGGTTTCGACGTTTTTCGGTGAGGGAATTGTGGCTCACATTGCTTTTGGTGATCCGATTTGTCACAATTTGGCTGGGGTGTTAGCAGATGCGATCGCATCTCTAAATTTACCAGATGTCGGTCTGCATCGTGGCGGCACTTATGTGTGCATGGAAGGCCCCGCATTTTCCACAAAGGCGGAATCCCATCTTTACCGCAGTTGGGATGCGACAGTGATTGGAATGACGAATTTACCAGAGGCGAAGTTAGCCAGGGAAGCGGAAATTGCCTATGCAACGTTAGCCCTGGTAACAGATTATGATTGCTGGCATCCAGATCATGATAGTGTGACTGTAGAAATGATTATTGGTAATTTACAGCGCAATGCAGTTAATGCTCAAAAGGTAATTCAAGAAACTGTGCGGCGTTTGAGTGAAAATCCCCCGGTTAGTGATGCTCATTCGGCGTTGAAGTATGCGATTTTAACTCAGTTGGATAAAGCACCTGCGGCGACGAAGGAAAAGCTGGGGTTATTGTTGCGGAAGTATTTGTAA
- a CDS encoding pentapeptide repeat-containing protein: MSETNSQQIINSAVTLLESYAQGKRNFSSANLGDADLQGADLKGSDLSYADLSEANLNGANLRGCDLSFANLSQANLQDADLRGALLFSADLRQADLQGTKLEKADCDRSTHFPQNFAPASVGLQIQEG, translated from the coding sequence ATGTCTGAAACAAACTCTCAACAGATTATTAATTCTGCTGTGACTCTCCTAGAAAGCTATGCACAGGGGAAACGCAATTTTAGTAGCGCGAACTTGGGTGATGCTGACTTGCAAGGTGCTGATCTCAAAGGATCTGACTTGAGTTACGCTGACTTGAGTGAAGCTAATCTCAATGGTGCTAATCTTAGAGGTTGTGATCTGAGTTTTGCAAATCTCAGTCAAGCTAATTTGCAAGATGCTGATCTTCGGGGGGCTTTGTTGTTTTCGGCTGATCTGCGTCAAGCTGATCTTCAGGGAACGAAACTGGAAAAAGCAGATTGCGATCGCAGCACGCATTTTCCCCAGAATTTTGCTCCCGCATCAGTGGGGTTGCAGATTCAAGAGGGTTAA
- a CDS encoding Fur family transcriptional regulator, whose protein sequence is MYTANSLKAELNAKGWRLTPQREIILQVFQNLTRGKHLSAEDVFDLLGKRGENISLSTIYRTLKLMSRMGILRELELAEVHKHYELNTASPHHHHHMVCAQCNMTMEFENNSIFKQALKQVEKSGLELIDCQLTIYTICPEAVRRGWPGIMPSDWMCANAIKAGDELQDINDTESDDL, encoded by the coding sequence ATGTATACTGCAAATTCCTTAAAAGCAGAACTGAATGCCAAGGGATGGAGGCTAACTCCCCAGAGGGAAATAATTTTACAGGTGTTTCAGAATCTGACGCGTGGTAAACATTTGAGTGCAGAAGATGTGTTTGATTTGCTGGGAAAGCGTGGAGAAAACATTAGTCTATCGACAATTTACCGCACTCTGAAGCTGATGTCACGCATGGGTATTCTCCGGGAGTTGGAGTTAGCAGAAGTACATAAACACTACGAACTAAATACAGCTTCTCCCCACCATCACCATCACATGGTTTGCGCCCAATGCAATATGACTATGGAATTTGAGAATAATTCTATCTTTAAACAAGCATTGAAACAGGTGGAAAAATCGGGATTAGAGTTAATCGACTGTCAGCTAACAATTTATACTATTTGTCCTGAAGCTGTCCGAAGGGGATGGCCGGGGATTATGCCCAGTGATTGGATGTGTGCGAATGCGATCAAGGCAGGTGATGAGTTGCAGGATATCAATGACACGGAATCTGATGATCTGTAA
- a CDS encoding GumC family protein, with the protein MKNQAYKPSNPEDSRNSITPFFQYHNILGNEAQGEEWNYKEFLGLLQRRVVVVVGVATTVIAGVAINLILNPKALKYESSFQMLIEPVANENKALDVLQQLTPLQSANRSSLDYESQILVLKSPELIENSIKQLQAAYPNINYNNLINSLQIARLGNTKILEVRYRSQNPLESKVVLEQISQDYLEYSQEKEQTRLGQGLQYINREIPSLQNRVDKVQRELQFFQQKYNFISPESLASQIASQTANLTEQQQELDLNLAQSRANSAFLQSEDGRKAVLDSYPVYQALNTELRQLDIEIATASTILQDENPKMITLKETRNRLIPLIQQESDRYILSKRSEAASGLQSLEVNKQELDKAQQILEEQSRQLPNLIREYIEIQRKLEIANGSLNRFLASRESLQIQNSQTQLGWQLIKAPNQPTNPVVSSSIIREIIMGLATSIFLAIGAALIMEKLDYTYHDAWSIKDRVKLPLLGNIPFYKQIQPVQSPTVKPQDAIIQFSDSLPETITELTSVAEQDYNKYSTKFLEAIRVLYTNIQLLNSDAQIRSITIASAMPGDGKSTIAFHLAQIAATMGKRVLLVDADMRRPTIHTLSNLNNLWGLSSLITSNLPFEKVVRQLPDMNSLSIITSGPVPPDCAKLLSSEKMKRLMADLYNAFDLVIYDAPPVSGLADASLIGSQTDGLLIVARIHKTDRSVFERAVADLKLAPINILGVVANGQKVDLNDYDYDQRG; encoded by the coding sequence ATGAAGAATCAAGCATACAAGCCTTCAAATCCCGAAGATAGCAGAAACTCTATCACTCCATTTTTTCAATATCATAATATTCTGGGAAATGAGGCGCAAGGCGAAGAATGGAACTATAAAGAATTTCTAGGTTTGTTACAGCGCCGAGTGGTAGTCGTTGTAGGCGTCGCCACAACTGTGATCGCAGGTGTAGCTATCAACTTGATATTAAATCCAAAAGCACTAAAATATGAAAGCAGTTTTCAAATGCTTATTGAACCTGTAGCTAATGAAAATAAAGCACTTGATGTTCTCCAACAATTAACCCCATTGCAATCAGCTAATAGATCTAGTTTAGATTATGAAAGTCAAATTCTCGTCCTCAAAAGTCCTGAACTGATTGAAAACAGCATTAAGCAGTTACAAGCGGCTTATCCAAATATTAACTATAATAATCTAATCAACTCTCTCCAAATTGCTCGTTTAGGTAATACCAAGATTCTAGAAGTCCGCTATCGTAGTCAAAATCCACTGGAATCGAAAGTAGTATTAGAGCAAATTTCTCAAGATTATTTAGAATACAGCCAGGAGAAAGAGCAAACTAGGCTAGGTCAAGGATTGCAATATATCAACAGAGAAATACCATCTCTACAAAATAGAGTAGATAAGGTTCAGAGAGAATTGCAATTTTTTCAACAAAAGTATAATTTTATTAGCCCAGAATCTCTAGCAAGTCAAATTGCTAGCCAAACTGCTAATTTAACTGAACAACAGCAAGAACTTGATCTAAATCTAGCGCAATCTCGTGCTAATTCTGCTTTCTTACAAAGTGAAGACGGTAGGAAAGCTGTGCTGGATAGCTATCCTGTGTATCAGGCGTTAAATACTGAATTGCGTCAATTAGATATTGAAATTGCCACTGCATCAACTATTTTGCAAGACGAAAATCCCAAGATGATTACATTAAAGGAGACCAGGAACAGGCTGATACCATTAATACAGCAAGAATCGGATCGATATATACTAAGCAAGCGATCAGAAGCAGCCTCTGGACTTCAGTCTTTAGAGGTTAACAAGCAAGAACTGGACAAAGCCCAACAAATCTTGGAAGAACAAAGTCGGCAATTACCGAACCTCATACGAGAATATATTGAAATACAACGCAAATTAGAAATTGCTAATGGAAGTCTGAATCGTTTTTTAGCTAGCCGCGAAAGTTTGCAAATTCAAAATTCTCAGACACAATTAGGTTGGCAATTGATTAAAGCACCCAATCAGCCCACAAATCCTGTGGTTTCCTCAAGTATCATACGCGAGATCATTATGGGATTAGCTACGAGCATATTCTTAGCTATTGGTGCAGCTTTAATAATGGAAAAGCTTGATTATACCTATCACGATGCTTGGAGCATCAAAGATAGGGTTAAACTTCCTTTATTAGGCAATATTCCTTTCTATAAACAAATACAACCGGTTCAATCCCCAACTGTTAAACCACAAGATGCCATCATTCAATTTTCAGATTCACTTCCTGAAACTATTACCGAGTTAACTAGTGTAGCAGAACAAGACTATAACAAATATTCCACCAAGTTTTTAGAAGCAATACGAGTGCTTTATACAAATATTCAATTGTTAAACTCTGATGCTCAAATACGATCTATTACTATAGCTTCAGCTATGCCCGGTGACGGCAAATCTACAATTGCTTTTCATCTAGCTCAAATAGCGGCAACTATGGGTAAACGAGTATTACTTGTAGATGCAGATATGCGCCGTCCCACTATTCATACCTTATCAAATTTAAATAACTTATGGGGATTGAGTAGTTTAATTACTTCAAATTTGCCTTTTGAAAAAGTAGTGAGACAACTACCTGATATGAACTCATTATCTATCATTACTTCTGGTCCTGTCCCACCTGATTGTGCAAAGTTGCTGTCATCGGAAAAAATGAAGCGACTGATGGCAGATTTATATAATGCCTTTGACTTAGTTATTTATGATGCACCTCCTGTATCTGGACTAGCTGATGCTAGTTTAATAGGCTCCCAAACAGACGGACTTTTGATAGTAGCAAGGATACATAAAACAGATCGTTCGGTGTTTGAGCGAGCAGTAGCTGATCTGAAACTAGCGCCTATTAATATTTTAGGTGTAGTTGCTAATGGGCAGAAAGTTGATTTGAACGATTATGATTATGATCAACGAGGGTGA